A stretch of Imperialibacter roseus DNA encodes these proteins:
- a CDS encoding sensor histidine kinase, with amino-acid sequence MKALLKMTLLIVAMLMTAAKLASQPIDAAICKEDTFPFINSYIEIFKADTLLTVDSVLQQSGGFKPMGSEPVIFWGYDPYFYWYRFSIENKDPVSKSLIFFMGQLGIRDAELFQNHQGSLKSLGHTGYSHPFESRPYLHSHYLYPITIPANSIDTFYLRLDESHAYKTFAFALFHPRAMKKRENRFYFSFGLMIGLLLLFLIFNFYLFLNNREKIHFWYTIYITAQIFLLLKHEGLDQEFLGLDSELGYRATSMASSGAIAIVLLMHVVQLFIGSIGKNDYVFKGVSLVKWFLLAMTFVQWLVFLVEPSNGIEVFVVKTTNATTFVGLVTILIYSTYGIYKGFKPGWLILAGLGIFLFGGIERILFLTSDSYLLPPSLFEIGIVVETMVISFGLMYRYQRHESEKNKIAAQLQKQKVVQVKRIISAQEEERKRIAEDLHDDLGSNLAVIKLNLQSLESDEGQKSSLMQLLDDTSAHVRQVSHNLMPPEFANTNLKDVIAAYVQHLNEDSRVSFAFYQKGGSKYFGKDEELMIYRIVMELTSNIPRHAEASEATIQLFYHDESFEMVVEDNGKGFSDGAGNGIGLKSIQSRVQYLQGELAIDSNKAGTTVIVSIPLKSKQNDS; translated from the coding sequence ATGAAGGCCCTTCTGAAAATGACTCTTTTGATTGTTGCGATGCTGATGACTGCGGCAAAGTTAGCGAGCCAGCCGATTGATGCAGCTATTTGCAAGGAAGATACATTTCCCTTTATTAACAGTTATATCGAAATATTCAAAGCGGATACTTTGCTGACAGTTGACTCGGTGTTGCAGCAAAGTGGTGGTTTCAAGCCAATGGGCAGTGAGCCGGTTATATTCTGGGGGTATGATCCATATTTTTATTGGTATAGATTCTCGATCGAAAACAAAGACCCGGTAAGCAAGTCGCTAATCTTTTTTATGGGGCAGCTTGGTATCAGAGACGCCGAACTCTTTCAAAATCACCAGGGCTCCCTAAAGTCACTTGGCCACACCGGCTATTCTCATCCTTTTGAGAGCCGACCTTATTTACATTCCCACTACCTCTATCCAATCACAATCCCGGCCAACTCCATCGACACTTTTTATCTTCGCTTAGATGAGAGCCATGCCTATAAGACGTTTGCATTCGCACTTTTTCACCCAAGAGCGATGAAAAAAAGAGAGAACAGATTCTACTTCTCCTTTGGCCTCATGATAGGGCTGTTGTTATTGTTTCTGATTTTTAACTTTTACCTGTTTTTAAATAACCGGGAAAAAATACACTTCTGGTACACCATATATATCACCGCACAAATATTTCTGCTCTTGAAGCATGAAGGTTTAGATCAGGAATTTCTTGGACTAGACTCTGAGCTCGGTTATAGGGCCACCTCTATGGCGAGTTCTGGAGCTATCGCTATTGTACTTCTTATGCACGTTGTCCAGTTGTTTATTGGAAGTATAGGGAAGAACGACTATGTGTTTAAGGGAGTATCTTTAGTGAAGTGGTTTCTACTGGCTATGACATTTGTGCAATGGCTTGTTTTTTTGGTGGAGCCTTCCAATGGTATTGAGGTTTTTGTTGTAAAGACCACCAACGCAACCACTTTTGTGGGGCTCGTGACAATACTTATCTATAGCACTTACGGCATATACAAAGGGTTTAAGCCCGGGTGGTTGATTCTGGCAGGACTGGGCATTTTCCTTTTCGGTGGCATTGAGCGAATCCTGTTCCTCACGTCAGACTCATATTTACTTCCTCCTTCTCTTTTTGAAATTGGGATAGTGGTTGAAACCATGGTCATTTCATTTGGCCTTATGTATCGCTACCAGAGGCACGAAAGTGAAAAGAACAAGATTGCGGCGCAGCTTCAAAAGCAGAAGGTAGTGCAGGTAAAAAGGATTATCAGTGCGCAGGAAGAAGAAAGAAAGCGAATCGCAGAAGATCTTCACGACGATTTGGGAAGTAACCTGGCTGTTATAAAACTCAATCTTCAGTCGCTGGAGTCAGACGAAGGGCAAAAATCCTCTCTTATGCAGTTGTTGGATGATACCTCAGCACATGTAAGGCAGGTTTCACACAATCTTATGCCACCGGAGTTTGCCAATACCAATCTCAAGGATGTTATAGCAGCCTACGTGCAGCATTTGAATGAAGATTCGAGAGTAAGCTTTGCTTTTTACCAAAAGGGAGGGAGCAAGTATTTTGGAAAAGATGAAGAGTTGATGATCTACAGGATCGTAATGGAGCTTACCAGCAACATCCCTAGGCATGCTGAAGCTAGTGAAGCAACTATTCAACTTTTCTACCACGACGAGTCCTTCGAGATGGTTGTGGAGGACAATGGAAAAGGCTTTTCCGACGGAGCGGGAAACGGAATCGGCCTGAAAAGCATACAGTCGAGGGTGCAGTACCTTCAGGGTGAGTTAGCCATTGACTCCAATAAGGCCGGAACTACGGTAATTGTTTCGATTCCACTTAAATCAAAACAAAATGACAGCTAA
- a CDS encoding N-acetylmuramoyl-L-alanine amidase: MNDYLTTILSINSRSSLLFILLVFISVLSNCDNASGQQEKKVVSTVDFAVDTIPTLNATKLELTKQYCLENYGVASYKLDSPKIVLVHFTVIPTLEETVEYFQKDSIESSRTNISKFSQMNVGIHYIVDKDGSIYKLVPDTVIARHAIGFNHVSIGIENIAKDAADLTPAQLESNVKLIAVLKERNPGLEYLVGHHEYNDISLAHYKLFLAVDESYKPHNKPDPGPKFIADLREKLKAEHNLTFMK, encoded by the coding sequence ATGAATGACTATTTAACTACAATTCTTTCGATCAACAGCAGATCATCACTGCTTTTCATACTCCTGGTTTTTATTTCGGTGCTTTCGAATTGTGACAATGCCTCCGGTCAGCAAGAAAAGAAAGTCGTGAGTACTGTTGATTTCGCAGTCGATACCATCCCTACCCTCAACGCTACTAAGCTGGAATTGACAAAACAGTATTGTTTGGAAAACTATGGCGTGGCGAGCTACAAGCTGGACAGCCCAAAAATTGTACTGGTGCACTTCACTGTCATTCCAACACTGGAAGAAACCGTGGAGTACTTTCAGAAAGATTCCATCGAATCGAGCCGAACCAACATCAGCAAGTTTAGTCAAATGAATGTGGGCATTCACTACATCGTTGACAAAGACGGCAGCATCTATAAGCTCGTTCCCGACACCGTAATTGCTCGTCACGCCATTGGCTTCAATCATGTCTCCATTGGTATCGAAAACATTGCCAAAGACGCAGCTGATCTCACTCCTGCTCAGCTGGAGAGCAATGTAAAGCTGATTGCGGTGCTGAAGGAAAGAAACCCTGGTCTGGAATATTTGGTAGGTCACCATGAATACAACGACATCTCGCTGGCTCATTACAAGCTGTTTCTGGCGGTAGATGAGTCGTACAAACCACACAACAAGCCAGATCCGGGGCCAAAGTTCATCGCTGATCTCAGGGAAAAGCTCAAAGCTGAACACAACCTAACTTTTATGAAATAA